A part of Streptomyces sp. NBC_01451 genomic DNA contains:
- the uppS gene encoding polyprenyl diphosphate synthase, whose amino-acid sequence MDGNGRWAQRRSLPRTAGHRAAETTVIDVIEAARAVGVEWLSLYAFSTENWNRPGTEVEFLMRLVRRVVRKHAPLLLARGIRCRFLGVTDPRIPRELAQDFDDLAVLTAGNRGMTLTVAFDHGGRQDIVEAARSLIRSGTPADEVTEQLFAGHLPFPDTPDVDLVIRTSGEQRISNFMLWQVAYAEWVFPEVLWPDFRAPDFLACLHTYRRRDRRFGGVPARTNGDPS is encoded by the coding sequence ATGGACGGCAACGGCCGTTGGGCGCAGCGGCGTTCACTTCCCCGTACGGCGGGTCACCGGGCCGCGGAGACCACCGTCATCGACGTCATCGAGGCGGCCCGGGCCGTCGGCGTGGAGTGGCTCAGCCTGTACGCCTTCTCCACCGAGAACTGGAACCGCCCTGGCACCGAGGTCGAATTCCTGATGCGCCTGGTGCGACGGGTTGTGCGCAAGCACGCGCCGCTGCTGCTCGCGCGCGGCATCCGCTGCCGATTCCTCGGGGTCACCGACCCGCGCATCCCCCGTGAACTGGCCCAGGACTTCGACGACTTGGCGGTACTGACCGCCGGCAACCGGGGGATGACGCTGACCGTCGCCTTCGACCACGGCGGGCGCCAGGACATCGTCGAGGCCGCAAGGTCGCTGATCCGCAGCGGGACGCCCGCCGACGAGGTTACCGAGCAGCTTTTCGCGGGCCACCTGCCTTTCCCCGACACCCCCGATGTGGATCTGGTCATCCGCACCTCCGGTGAGCAGCGCATCTCCAACTTCATGCTCTGGCAGGTCGCCTACGCCGAGTGGGTCTTCCCCGAGGTGCTCTGGCCGGACTTCCGGGCTCCCGACTTCCTCGCCTGCCTGCACACCTACCGGCGCCGCGACCGCCGCTTCGGCGGCGTGCCCGCCCGGACGAACGGAGACCCATCATGA
- a CDS encoding oxygenase MpaB family protein: MTTETTGRADEASLFGPESQFSAFFDDPRWALAMIRATVLEAAHPQIGAALADNSTFVAHPWRRLRNTFLSMRRMFGTDPAEREREAARLNRLHARMSGSDSRGRAYDAMDRATRAWVVATLFESGVTMCRLSGQPLDQDTMERMYAEYRAFLAALDGDAAELPEDLNDFWRYFDRVVENELENTEAARVILYRLFDHLPAPALLDGAPTLWAAGRAVVGPLLGAITVASLPEPYRRRAGLPEMPGAPTLMQGAYLAAGLARFLPEGWINAESIIEALSLSPDSDDPRARTVTALRARMKRASALLRLLTPLSGDTNPDPAPTAGTEDNRRSADDFFRRVLDQTGDGHLDWPDLAAMARELSTRLDLDEPEETRLYDAFAAWWRELQAALDTDGDGRVSADEYAAAVPSLAGPALIRVAEVLFDATDKDGNGTIDADEYRTLFRTAFHRDLTTTHGAYGRSAFVGDFLSFMAGRRTGTPYDPLLADA, from the coding sequence ATGACCACGGAAACCACGGGAAGGGCCGACGAGGCATCCTTGTTCGGCCCGGAATCGCAGTTCAGCGCCTTCTTCGACGACCCGCGCTGGGCGCTGGCCATGATCCGCGCCACCGTGCTGGAGGCCGCTCACCCGCAGATCGGCGCCGCCCTAGCCGACAACTCCACCTTCGTCGCCCACCCCTGGCGTCGGCTGCGCAACACCTTCCTCAGCATGCGGCGCATGTTCGGCACCGACCCGGCGGAACGGGAACGGGAGGCCGCCCGGCTCAACCGGCTGCACGCCCGCATGAGCGGCTCCGACTCCCGCGGCCGCGCCTACGACGCGATGGACCGCGCGACCCGCGCCTGGGTGGTCGCCACCCTCTTCGAGAGCGGCGTCACCATGTGCCGGCTGAGTGGCCAGCCGCTCGACCAGGACACGATGGAGCGGATGTACGCCGAGTACCGTGCGTTCCTCGCCGCGCTCGACGGCGACGCCGCAGAACTCCCCGAGGACCTGAACGACTTCTGGCGATACTTCGACCGGGTCGTCGAAAACGAGCTGGAGAACACCGAGGCGGCCCGCGTCATCCTCTACCGGCTCTTCGACCACCTGCCCGCCCCTGCGCTGCTCGACGGCGCGCCGACCCTGTGGGCGGCCGGCCGCGCCGTGGTCGGTCCGCTCCTCGGCGCGATCACCGTCGCCTCGCTCCCCGAGCCCTACCGGCGCCGGGCCGGCCTACCCGAGATGCCCGGCGCCCCAACCCTCATGCAAGGCGCCTACCTCGCCGCCGGACTCGCCCGATTCCTGCCCGAAGGCTGGATCAACGCCGAAAGCATCATCGAAGCCCTCTCCCTCTCACCCGACAGCGACGACCCCCGCGCCCGCACCGTAACCGCCCTGCGCGCCCGCATGAAGCGGGCATCGGCCCTGCTCCGCCTCCTCACACCGCTGAGCGGCGACACCAACCCCGACCCGGCACCTACGGCGGGCACAGAAGACAACCGACGCTCGGCGGACGACTTCTTCCGCCGAGTGCTGGACCAGACCGGCGACGGCCACCTCGACTGGCCCGACCTCGCCGCCATGGCACGCGAACTCTCCACCCGCCTCGACCTGGACGAACCCGAGGAGACCCGGCTCTACGACGCCTTCGCCGCCTGGTGGCGCGAGCTCCAGGCCGCCCTCGACACGGACGGCGACGGCCGCGTCAGCGCCGACGAGTACGCCGCCGCCGTCCCCTCCCTCGCCGGACCCGCGCTCATCCGCGTTGCCGAGGTCCTCTTCGACGCCACCGACAAGGACGGCAACGGGACTATCGACGCGGACGAATACCGAACCCTCTTCCGCACCGCCTTCCACCGCGACCTCACCACCACCCACGGCGCCTACGGCCGCAGCGCCTTCGTGGGCGACTTCCTCTCCTTCATGGCGGGCCGCCGCACGGGCACCCCGTACGACCCCCTCCTCGCAGACGCCTAG
- a CDS encoding IS701 family transposase, with the protein MDAHEVNRARAKLALFVADVFSSVPRKDQRAKGDCYLRGLMVDGRRKSIQAMAARLPDGNEQNLQQFVNQSTWDPVPVRRRIAQRIVPLIGPDAWAIDDVSFPKDGKMSVAVAHQYCGALGKQANCQVAVSVHAVTDTASVPLQWRLFLPKEWDSDTERRRRCQVPDEVGHREKWRLALDTLDELAGWGLVPPVVVADAGYGQNADFRDGLDSRGIGYVVAVRSDVTVHCCDAEPVTPPWSGNGRKPQPRYRDKPSSVSVLAAGHGREAFTEVTWREGSRGPMRSRFLALRVRPAGVRARRLAQAAATAQEGSWDGVLPEVTLLAEWPEDAEAPTDYWLSNLPAGTPVAELVRLAKIRWRIEHDYRELKHGLGLDHFEGRSWAGWHHHVTLVTAAHAFLTEQRLAPKADTADSPSTRSSTPSRTC; encoded by the coding sequence GTGGACGCACATGAAGTGAACCGTGCTCGGGCGAAGTTGGCGTTGTTCGTGGCTGATGTGTTCTCTTCGGTGCCGCGGAAGGACCAGCGGGCCAAGGGTGACTGTTATCTGCGGGGACTGATGGTGGACGGCCGCCGCAAGTCCATCCAGGCCATGGCTGCGCGGCTGCCGGACGGCAACGAGCAGAACCTGCAGCAGTTCGTGAACCAGTCGACCTGGGATCCGGTGCCGGTGCGGCGGCGGATCGCGCAGCGGATAGTGCCGCTGATCGGCCCGGATGCCTGGGCCATCGACGACGTGTCGTTTCCCAAGGACGGGAAGATGTCGGTCGCCGTGGCCCATCAGTACTGCGGGGCCCTGGGCAAACAGGCGAACTGTCAGGTGGCGGTCAGCGTGCACGCGGTCACCGATACCGCCTCCGTCCCGCTTCAGTGGCGGCTGTTCCTGCCGAAGGAGTGGGACAGCGATACCGAACGCCGGCGTCGCTGCCAGGTGCCCGATGAGGTCGGGCACCGGGAGAAGTGGCGCCTGGCCCTGGACACCCTCGATGAGCTGGCCGGGTGGGGTCTGGTGCCGCCGGTGGTGGTGGCCGACGCCGGCTACGGGCAGAACGCCGACTTCCGCGACGGCCTGGACAGCCGGGGCATCGGATATGTCGTGGCAGTCCGTTCGGATGTCACCGTCCACTGCTGCGACGCCGAGCCGGTCACGCCGCCGTGGTCGGGCAACGGCCGCAAGCCGCAGCCCCGCTACCGGGACAAGCCGTCCTCCGTGTCCGTTCTGGCCGCTGGTCACGGGCGCGAGGCGTTCACCGAGGTGACCTGGCGGGAAGGCTCCCGCGGACCGATGCGCTCACGCTTCCTGGCACTGCGGGTGCGGCCGGCCGGAGTCAGGGCCCGCCGTCTGGCCCAGGCCGCCGCCACCGCGCAGGAGGGCTCGTGGGACGGTGTCCTGCCCGAGGTCACGCTGCTGGCCGAATGGCCCGAAGACGCCGAAGCACCCACCGACTACTGGCTGTCGAACCTGCCCGCCGGCACCCCGGTGGCCGAACTGGTCCGCCTCGCCAAGATCCGCTGGCGCATCGAGCACGACTACCGGGAACTCAAGCACGGCCTCGGCCTGGACCACTTCGAAGGACGTTCCTGGGCAGGGTGGCACCACCACGTCACCCTGGTCACCGCCGCCCACGCCTTCCTCACCGAACAGCGCCTGGCCCCAAAAGCCGATACAGCGGACTCACCCTCTACCAGATCCTCGACACCATCCAGGACCTGCTGA
- a CDS encoding MBL fold metallo-hydrolase yields MKVMKKSHACVRLEKDGQILVLDPGVFSEADAAVGANAILITHEHPDHFDEERLRAALEANPAAEIWTLRSVAEQVSAAFPGRVHTVGHGDTFTAAGFDVQVHGEWHAEIHPDVPPMTNVGYLIDGGKVFHPGDALTVPNHVVETLMLPVMPPWGKIAEVIDYVREVKPQRAFDIHDALVTDLARPIYDSTLAALVGAEHLRLVSGESTAL; encoded by the coding sequence ATGAAGGTCATGAAGAAGTCGCACGCCTGTGTCCGCCTGGAGAAGGACGGTCAGATCCTCGTCCTCGACCCCGGGGTCTTCAGCGAGGCGGACGCTGCCGTCGGCGCGAACGCGATCCTCATCACGCACGAGCACCCCGACCACTTCGACGAGGAGCGGCTGCGGGCGGCTCTGGAGGCCAACCCGGCCGCCGAGATCTGGACGCTGCGGTCGGTCGCCGAGCAGGTCTCCGCGGCCTTCCCCGGACGGGTGCACACCGTCGGCCACGGCGACACCTTCACTGCCGCCGGCTTCGACGTCCAGGTCCACGGTGAGTGGCACGCGGAGATCCACCCCGACGTTCCGCCCATGACCAACGTCGGTTACCTCATCGACGGCGGCAAGGTTTTCCACCCCGGTGATGCCCTCACCGTCCCCAACCACGTGGTCGAGACGCTGATGCTCCCCGTCATGCCGCCCTGGGGCAAGATCGCGGAGGTCATCGACTACGTCCGCGAGGTGAAGCCCCAGCGGGCCTTCGACATCCACGACGCCCTTGTCACCGACCTCGCCCGCCCGATCTACGACAGCACGCTCGCCGCCCTCGTCGGCGCGGAGCACCTGCGGCTGGTGTCGGGGGAAAGTACGGCTCTGTGA
- a CDS encoding RICIN domain-containing protein, with translation MQNAVATAIQPNGDTTYSLAVTYDGTSDRVITQTDAPSSITDPLAAQYPDQVVIQGPSANTPPATCAPQTSLTSNRGATTASDQLQAMADYNCALSAFQDPNSGPTIIFPSDYTGDINNLQIPQHWIDSNGDTSTSWPTPATTRSAKFTAAQVQKVIAAAVAQIEPDGSKFYYAAAHYDGMSDRIVVNTDAPSSVTDPLVAAYPDQVTIAGQTAPAMQIVNKKSNLDLGIDGASTEYNAGVMQQTADATANQQWRLISAGNGQYKLKNVNSGLLLGIAGGSGDAGAPAVQWDDNGHDDHLWKVIDADGGYVKLVNVRSGLPLDVSGASTDSGASTLQNTDNGADSELWQLTPIS, from the coding sequence GTGCAGAACGCGGTCGCCACCGCCATCCAGCCCAACGGCGACACCACCTACTCCCTGGCCGTCACCTACGACGGCACGAGCGACCGGGTGATCACGCAGACCGACGCCCCCTCGTCCATCACCGACCCGCTGGCCGCCCAGTACCCCGACCAGGTCGTCATCCAGGGCCCGTCCGCGAACACCCCGCCCGCCACGTGCGCGCCGCAGACCTCGCTCACGTCCAACCGCGGCGCGACCACGGCGAGCGACCAGTTGCAGGCCATGGCCGACTACAACTGCGCCCTGTCCGCCTTCCAGGACCCGAACAGCGGCCCGACGATCATCTTCCCGTCCGACTACACCGGTGACATCAACAACCTGCAGATCCCGCAGCACTGGATCGACTCCAACGGCGACACCTCGACCAGTTGGCCCACCCCGGCCACCACCCGCAGCGCCAAGTTCACCGCCGCGCAGGTCCAGAAGGTCATCGCCGCCGCCGTCGCGCAGATCGAGCCGGACGGCTCGAAGTTCTACTACGCCGCCGCCCACTACGACGGGATGAGCGACCGGATCGTGGTGAACACCGACGCCCCCTCCTCGGTCACCGACCCACTGGTGGCCGCCTACCCCGACCAGGTCACCATCGCCGGCCAGACGGCCCCGGCGATGCAGATCGTCAACAAGAAAAGCAACCTCGACCTGGGGATCGACGGCGCCTCCACCGAGTACAACGCTGGGGTCATGCAGCAGACCGCGGACGCCACCGCCAACCAGCAGTGGCGGCTGATCTCCGCCGGCAACGGCCAGTACAAGCTCAAGAACGTCAACAGCGGCCTGCTGCTCGGCATCGCCGGCGGCTCCGGCGATGCGGGCGCCCCCGCCGTGCAATGGGACGACAACGGCCACGACGACCACCTGTGGAAGGTGATCGACGCCGACGGCGGCTACGTCAAGCTGGTCAACGTGCGCAGCGGGCTCCCGTTGGACGTCTCCGGAGCCTCGACCGACTCCGGAGCGAGCACGCTCCAGAACACCGACAACGGGGCCGATTCCGAGCTCTGGCAGCTGACTCCGATCAGCTGA
- a CDS encoding helix-turn-helix domain-containing protein, which translates to MVTVIDAEQWPAAARPARWQDALCDLYAPLWFTPLGSAVRGRITVGEVDRLRVTHSIMGASTLRSRPVRGRAAAPVTVVVSLAGSTTLRQGGRETHLMPGDLALIDPGRECTVLFAEDARSTTVSLPAGLLGLTPERVSAVSATRVAASDPAAATTVGMLKPLVDGLGVLTRRQEERVADALAHLLGASLTPLVEQLPQPDRVTGLRHSALDYVERHLGDPGLGPVTVAAHHHVSVRQLQRAFEEAGQTLTAVIRARRLAAARAALADPERAEETITDIAVQYGMTDLAGFSRRFHAAFGVAPRDFRRRCLGRSPEIAAG; encoded by the coding sequence ATGGTCACTGTGATCGATGCGGAGCAGTGGCCCGCGGCCGCTCGGCCCGCGCGGTGGCAGGACGCGCTCTGCGACCTTTACGCACCCCTCTGGTTCACCCCGCTGGGGTCGGCCGTGCGCGGCCGGATCACGGTGGGCGAGGTCGACCGGCTCCGGGTCACACACTCGATAATGGGGGCCTCGACATTGCGCTCCCGGCCGGTGCGTGGTCGCGCGGCCGCGCCGGTGACCGTGGTCGTCTCCCTCGCCGGGAGCACGACTCTGCGCCAGGGCGGGCGGGAGACGCACCTGATGCCCGGCGACCTCGCCCTGATCGACCCAGGCCGCGAGTGCACGGTCCTGTTCGCCGAAGACGCCCGGTCGACCACGGTGTCCTTGCCGGCCGGTCTGCTCGGCTTGACCCCCGAGCGCGTCTCCGCCGTGTCCGCCACCCGTGTCGCCGCGTCTGATCCGGCGGCGGCGACGACCGTGGGCATGTTGAAGCCGCTGGTCGACGGGCTGGGCGTGCTCACCCGGCGGCAGGAGGAGCGGGTCGCCGACGCGCTGGCCCACCTGCTCGGTGCGTCGCTGACCCCTCTGGTTGAACAGCTCCCGCAGCCGGACCGGGTGACCGGGCTGCGTCACAGCGCCCTGGACTACGTCGAGCGCCATCTCGGCGATCCGGGCCTGGGACCGGTCACCGTCGCCGCCCACCACCACGTGTCCGTCCGGCAGCTCCAGCGCGCTTTCGAGGAGGCCGGCCAGACGCTGACCGCCGTGATCCGCGCGCGCAGGCTGGCTGCCGCCCGGGCCGCCCTCGCCGATCCGGAGCGGGCCGAGGAGACGATCACGGACATCGCCGTCCAGTACGGGATGACCGACCTCGCCGGGTTCAGCAGGCGCTTCCACGCCGCGTTCGGCGTCGCGCCCCGTGATTTCCGTCGGCGGTGCCTGGGCCGCTCCCCGGAGATCGCCGCGGGCTGA
- a CDS encoding transposase, which produces MAETGGDMAQFTTAGHLASWIGVCPGMNESAGVNKSGRTRSGNSSLKRILGVAAMAVNRNKETYLSTYYRRVASRRGSLRALVAVMHKLAIAIWHILHDKTDYHDLGADYFTRRDPERTMHRITRQASALGFTVRFDPIQAA; this is translated from the coding sequence ATCGCCGAGACCGGCGGCGACATGGCCCAGTTCACCACCGCCGGACACCTCGCCTCCTGGATCGGGGTCTGCCCAGGAATGAACGAATCCGCCGGCGTCAACAAGTCCGGCCGTACCCGGTCGGGCAACAGCAGCCTCAAGCGCATACTCGGCGTCGCCGCAATGGCCGTGAACCGTAACAAGGAAACCTATCTCAGCACGTACTACCGGCGCGTCGCTTCGCGCCGCGGCAGCCTACGGGCCCTGGTCGCGGTCATGCACAAGCTCGCCATCGCGATCTGGCACATCCTGCACGACAAGACCGACTACCACGACCTGGGAGCCGACTACTTCACCCGCCGCGACCCCGAACGCACCATGCACCGCATCACCCGACAGGCCAGCGCACTCGGCTTCACCGTCCGCTTCGACCCCATCCAAGCCGCATGA
- a CDS encoding IS110 family transposase, translating into MKSSIYGRRGWTWASGSWWLACAPRAGTRSLETQRFETTAAEIRQLLAWLLELRGEVVVLEAASGYWRHLYYTLQPQLNLMLVNPARLKGIRGRKSDSSDASFLARAGASGMVMGSLVPRREIRELRDLTRCRTAVITARGREAQRLEKELEDTGLKLSSVISDITGATGRAIINALVQGSVTRGRWPTSPCAGPAARSRP; encoded by the coding sequence ATGAAGTCATCTATCTACGGGCGGCGAGGCTGGACCTGGGCAAGCGGTTCCTGGTGGCTTGCGTGCGCACCCCGGGCGGGGACCCGGTCGCTGGAGACGCAGCGGTTCGAGACCACCGCGGCCGAGATCCGGCAGCTGCTGGCGTGGCTGCTCGAGCTCCGGGGGGAGGTGGTGGTCCTGGAGGCCGCCTCGGGCTACTGGCGGCACCTCTACTACACGCTGCAGCCGCAGCTGAACCTGATGTTGGTCAACCCCGCCCGCCTCAAGGGCATCCGGGGCCGCAAGAGCGACTCCAGCGACGCGTCCTTCCTGGCCCGGGCCGGCGCGTCGGGGATGGTGATGGGCTCGCTCGTGCCCCGGCGCGAGATTCGCGAGCTGCGTGATCTGACGCGGTGTCGCACCGCGGTGATCACGGCCCGGGGCCGGGAGGCCCAGCGGCTGGAGAAGGAACTAGAGGACACCGGGCTGAAGCTGTCCTCAGTGATCAGCGACATCACCGGGGCCACCGGACGGGCCATCATCAACGCCTTGGTCCAGGGGAGCGTGACCCGGGGACGCTGGCCGACCTCGCCGTGCGCCGGGCCCGCAGCAAGATCCCGGCCCTGA
- a CDS encoding Fic family protein — translation MPREWLEHLAAWFEAYPLDLSAIEDQRILWERAARNLILQVVDRTGCGSGWHNHCRQVLAWFLDRWGVAVEVAKGLVEEAVGGRFHNWTGPDTVVIGDVAEQLARSLQPGCGGTRAAVQAQDHLQRWLAIRASVPWHEIPDAGADGPVADLRDRPAEDIRAFDGAIDPARAEGRLRALELLRADAARGARLDFALLSTWHQHVLGSPQPPPFRTSSAFAKGGRERYGLGPDTPARFDTSLAESAATARAARTYLDVCFFHPFDDGNARSALLALVFVLAREGVALGSVGLLRRVTFEADHPQDPLTLIRYINIHLAEIRGSATDPTVSAPG, via the coding sequence GTGCCGCGCGAGTGGCTGGAACACCTCGCCGCCTGGTTCGAGGCCTACCCGCTGGACCTCAGCGCCATCGAAGACCAGCGGATCCTGTGGGAACGCGCGGCGCGGAACCTGATTCTGCAGGTCGTCGACCGCACGGGGTGCGGCAGCGGCTGGCACAACCACTGCCGCCAGGTGCTCGCCTGGTTCCTCGACCGCTGGGGAGTCGCGGTGGAGGTAGCCAAGGGCCTGGTCGAGGAGGCGGTCGGTGGACGATTCCACAACTGGACGGGCCCTGACACGGTGGTCATCGGCGACGTCGCTGAGCAGCTCGCTCGCTCTCTACAGCCGGGCTGCGGCGGTACTCGAGCAGCCGTCCAGGCTCAGGACCACTTGCAGCGCTGGCTCGCGATCCGCGCGTCGGTGCCGTGGCACGAGATCCCGGATGCCGGCGCGGACGGACCAGTGGCCGACCTTCGCGACCGTCCCGCGGAGGACATCCGGGCCTTCGACGGCGCCATCGACCCTGCTCGGGCCGAAGGCCGGCTCCGCGCCCTCGAACTGCTCCGGGCCGACGCGGCACGCGGAGCGCGGCTCGACTTCGCGTTGCTCAGCACATGGCATCAGCACGTCCTGGGTTCTCCGCAGCCGCCGCCATTCCGCACCTCCTCCGCATTCGCCAAGGGCGGCCGGGAGCGTTACGGCCTCGGACCGGACACACCCGCCCGCTTCGACACCAGCCTGGCCGAGAGCGCAGCCACCGCCCGCGCCGCCCGCACCTACCTCGACGTCTGTTTCTTCCACCCCTTCGACGACGGCAACGCCCGGTCCGCCCTTCTCGCCCTAGTCTTCGTGCTGGCCCGCGAGGGCGTCGCACTCGGTTCAGTCGGCCTTCTGCGCCGCGTCACCTTCGAGGCCGACCACCCTCAGGACCCACTGACCCTCATCCGCTATATCAACATCCACCTTGCGGAGATCCGCGGCAGCGCCACCGACCCGACCGTCTCGGCACCGGGGTGA
- a CDS encoding relaxase domain-containing protein, producing MDPGACWLYNELVAAEVCEVLGLATEPRTVTPGRRPVMEIAGVPHELIRWTARRSDQIAACLEDLEHEYVTAVDDNGELKFLPVVSERARAKLNGMAARKTRPPKQKTQPLAQLRERWKTSAILTSGVAVDIINSLLEYARATVAAIRARVAAVVDVALAAVDVTATVFVMNDGGRFHRRHLFAEARRHLALVLRGRRRDPGLDDLIVAAAISTHCLDISEPKTTLGLLSDYRLYTARWALADLPARPRPPTPVPDPGRQPSADSGEPAAPRTDQGAGEWEVPRLRLSYDRAVLAGAVVRENRLHGLQLHGGVSHLTSLP from the coding sequence ATTGATCCTGGGGCGTGCTGGCTCTACAACGAGCTCGTGGCCGCGGAGGTCTGCGAGGTGCTGGGGCTGGCGACCGAGCCGCGCACCGTCACCCCGGGGCGCCGGCCCGTGATGGAGATTGCCGGGGTGCCGCACGAGCTGATCCGCTGGACCGCCCGGCGCAGTGACCAGATCGCCGCCTGTCTCGAGGACCTGGAGCACGAGTACGTCACCGCCGTCGACGACAACGGTGAGCTGAAGTTCCTGCCCGTGGTCTCCGAACGGGCCCGCGCCAAACTGAACGGGATGGCCGCCCGCAAGACCCGCCCGCCCAAGCAGAAGACCCAGCCGCTCGCGCAGCTGCGCGAGCGGTGGAAGACGAGCGCGATCCTCACCTCCGGGGTGGCCGTCGACATCATCAACTCCCTCCTCGAGTACGCCCGTGCCACGGTGGCGGCGATCCGGGCCCGGGTCGCCGCCGTGGTCGACGTCGCCCTGGCGGCCGTCGACGTCACCGCGACGGTGTTCGTGATGAACGACGGCGGCCGCTTCCACCGCCGGCACCTGTTCGCCGAAGCCCGCCGCCACCTCGCCCTCGTCCTGCGCGGCCGCCGCCGCGACCCCGGCCTGGATGATCTGATCGTGGCTGCCGCCATCTCCACGCACTGCCTGGACATCAGCGAGCCGAAGACCACGCTCGGTCTGCTGTCGGACTACCGCCTCTACACCGCACGGTGGGCCCTGGCTGACCTCCCCGCCCGGCCCCGCCCACCAACTCCCGTGCCCGACCCGGGCCGGCAGCCCTCCGCCGACTCCGGCGAGCCGGCTGCGCCCCGGACGGACCAGGGCGCGGGGGAGTGGGAGGTACCCCGCCTCCGGCTGAGCTACGACCGGGCCGTGCTCGCTGGCGCGGTGGTGCGGGAGAACAGGCTCCACGGTCTCCAACTCCACGGCGGTGTCAGTCACTTGACGTCTCTCCCATGA